One region of Monomorium pharaonis isolate MP-MQ-018 chromosome 11, ASM1337386v2, whole genome shotgun sequence genomic DNA includes:
- the LOC105830557 gene encoding calreticulin: protein MRSSCAFVVLLAVAAATAEVYLEEKFNDDSWEKNWIYSEHPGKEFGKFVLSHGKFWNDEDNDKGIQTSQDARFYALSRKFTPFSNKDKTLVIQFTVKHEQNIDCGGGYVKVFDCSLDQKDMHGESPYQIMFGPDICGPGTKKVHVIFSYKGKNLLINKDIRCKDDIYTHLYTLIVKPDNTYKVLIDNEEVESGELEADWSFLPPKKIKDPSQSKPADWDDKPSIDDPNDKKPEDWDKPEHIPDPEAVKPEDWDDEMDGEWEAPMIDNPDYKGEWKPKQIDNPNYKGPWIHPEIDNPEYTPDPELYKRDEICAIGFDLWQVKSGTIFDNVLITDDSELARKFGEDVWKPTFEGEKKMKEAQDEEERKRRDAEAKENEDNKDDEDDEDVDEEEQTQPDTENHDEL from the exons ATTCATGGGAAAAGAATTGGATCTATTCCGAACATCCTGGCAAAGAATTCGGGAAATTTGTTTTAAGCCATGGAAAATTCTGGAATGATGAAGATAATGATAAAG gTATCCAGACATCACAAGACGCAAGGTTTTATGCTCTCagtagaaaatttactccatTTAGTAATAAGGATAAGACCCTTGTTATTCAATTTACTGTGAAGCATGAACAAAATATTGACTGTGGTGGTGGATATGTTAAAGTATTTGACTGTTCTCTCGATCAGAAAGATATGCATGGTGAAAGCCCATATCAGATTATGTTTG GACCGGATATTTGTGGACCTGGAACCAAAAAGGTCCATGTCATCTTTAGTTACAAAGGAAAGAATCTTCTAATCAATAAGGATATTCGTTGTAAGGATGACATTTACACGCATTTGTACACTTTAATTGTCAAACCTGATAACACCTACAAG gtgCTTATTGATAATGAGGAAGTTGAATCCGGCGAGTTGGAAGCAGATTGGAGCTTCTTACctccaaaaaaaattaaagatccATCTCAGAGCAAGCCCGCAGATTGGGACGACAAACCCAGCATCGACGATCCCAATGATAAGAAACCTGAGGATTGGGACAAGCCTGAGCATATTCCCGATCCTGAAGCGGTTAAACCCGAGGATTGGGATGACGAGATGGACGGCGAATGGGAAGCGCCTATGATTGACAATCCCGATTATAAG GGCGAATGGAAACCGAAACAAATCGACAATCCCAATTACAAAGGACCATGGATCCATCCTGAGATCGATAACCCCGAATACACGCCCGATCCTGAGTTGTACAAGCGCGATGAGATCTGCGCTATCGGTTTTGATCTGTGGCAAGTTAAATCCGGTACCATTTTCGATAACGTTCTGATTACCGACGATTCAGAACTTGCACGCAAATTTGGAGAAGATGTCTGGAAACCCACCTTT GAAGGTGAGAAGAAGATGAAGGAGGCGCAGGATGAGGAGGAGAGGAAACGAAGAGATGCGGAGGCTAAGGAAAACGAAGATAATAAGGATGATGAGGACGACGAAGACGTGGACGAAGAAGAACAGACTCAACCAGATACCGAA